The following are encoded in a window of Perca fluviatilis chromosome 21, GENO_Pfluv_1.0, whole genome shotgun sequence genomic DNA:
- the LOC120551110 gene encoding ubiquitin carboxyl-terminal hydrolase 31-like isoform X1 gives MSKVVSNKEKKSFSKKLFRRSSVRSVGSFMNRVLRTLSTLSHFGTEEQTAEDEKDDSSLIPTTTGGSVPSDDSDCGGFPFGDKVPGVAGLKNHGNTCFMNAILQCLSNTELFAEYLALEQFKGAETSSSNEKSKSNGLLVQKKGSQQQQQQQQQQQQQEEAGEVTEQLSGLVRALWTFEYTPQHSRDFKNVVSKSALQFKGNSQHDAQEFLLWLLDRVHEDLNHIIHPDIRPPRKPPGEEENAPEGSPLPAPGSFVQELFQAQYRSSLTCPHCQKQSNTFDPFLCISLPIPVPHTRPLYVTVVYQGKCSHCMRVGVAVPLSGTVSRLRQAVAQETKIPAQQIVLTEMYFDGFHRSFCDDDDDLEIIQESDSIFAFETPELFRPEQIRSKRNGSPHANLNQNNLKYGTDNNRISTQIQEPTTPPQSPNKNSGQAEKIVLLVCNRACAGQQGRRFGNPFILYLERTVTWDVLQKEILEKMRHLLRPGVFVQVGPFTLRVVGVVGITYLLPQEEQPLCHPSVERAYKSCGPGGPPHVKIVVEWDKETKDYLFKRTEDEYIPDAESVRQVKEQHLQPQTCSLAQCFQLYTKEEQLAPDDAWRCPHCKQLQQGSIKLSLWTLPDILILHLKRFRQDGDRRMKMQNMVKFPLAGMDMAPHMVKRSQSSWSLPSHWSPWRRPYGMGRDPEDYLYDLYAVCNHHGTMQGGHYTAHCKNSIDGQWYCFDDSDVQPIPEDEVCKQTGYILFYQRRATIPSWSANSSVGGSTSSSLCEHWISRLMGSRPPSQASSGSSRRTSLASLSESAEFAGERSEDDAGLSSRPAVRGMQRQTFSSRSSIASPLVLSENVTKPPWPHSAKLQLRSNSPSRFSLESHSSSTTLERIGEVVDTKLSASCCTGSPKPDRASGGKSTLAALDSNPGSKRLIEQVHSKNVAQAEQRNSTQAGDNNNVVTAAEQISPRHGATAKDPKQRNGAADSAGVKRTSASPKKRPATSSTSSSSLSPASPAVDKLLSRTQTKTGASASTPKDKSDGLPKTSKAGSSRTATPCKKGSSQAPEVLHSDSGQQKKSGSPGLQSSHPQRRTSPKGGGEKSLASGRTKAADRSTSRESSRTTVVSEKKVNHGGPPSRSSAASRAEGRPGRAVENRTAGRSSSSSSSMASLRSSSVGVSSASAAPPSRGPRRNSKTEDKGLSFFKTALRPKETRKSADGGKAGAGEAKASPEDGGGDVAREGIPNGASKKAQNVASEAQTNVTTAKDKESSKVSAAAKHSLLPSTRSKLSGAETTGKSAANAKEPSKKEPAKKMMQSRKIPISSTQSSHRAK, from the exons ATGTCGAAAGTTGTCAGTAACAAGGAGAAGAAATCCTTTAGTAAAAAACTCTTCCGGAGAAGCTCTGTCCGCTCCGTTGGGAGCTTTATGAACAGAGTTCTCCGGACTCTGTCGACTCTGTCTCATTTCGGTACCGAGGAGCAGACCGCCGAGGATGAGAAGGACGACTCAAGTTTGATCCCGACCACCACCGGAGGGTCAGTCCCGTCCGACGATAGCGACTGCGGGGGTTTCCCTTTCGGGGACAAGGTGCCGGGTGTCGCCGGACTCAAGAACCACGGCAACACCTGCTTCATGAACGCTATCTTACAGTGCCTGAGCAACACGGAGCTCTTTGCCGAGTACCTGGCTTTGGAGCAGTTTAAAGGGGCAGAGACGAGCAGCAGCAACGAGAAGTCCAAGTCCAACGGGCTGCTGGTGCAGAAGAAGGggagccagcagcagcagcagcagcagcagcagcagcagcagcaggaggaggcaggggaggTGACTGAGCAGCTGTCCGGTCTGGTTCGGGCTCTGTGGACCTTCGAGTACACGCCTCAGCACAGCAGAGACTTCAAG aatgTGGTTTCCAAGAGCGCTCTTCAGTTCAAGGGTAACTCCCAGCACGATGCCCAGGAATTCCTCCTCTGGTTGCTGGATAGAGTTCACGAAGACCTCAACCATATCATCCACCCTGACATCAGACCCCCCAGGAAG CCTCCAGGAGAAGAGGAAAATGCCCCTGAAGGATCTCCACTACCAGCACCTGGATCTTTTGTACAAGAGTTGTTTCAGGCACAATACAG GTCCTCTCTGACCTGCCCTCACTGCCAGAAACAGAGCAACACCTTTGATCCTTTCCTCTGCATCTCACTGCCAATCCCGGTACCTCACACACG GCCCCTGTATGTGACAGTGGTGTACCAAGGAAAGTGCTCCCACTGCATGAGAGTCGGGGTGGCGGTGCCTCTTTCTGGCACCGTGTCCAGGCTGAGACAAGCTGTGGCCCAAGAGACCAAAATCCCTGCCCAACAG ATCGTCCTCACTGAAATGTACTTTGACGGCTTTCACCGTTCCTTCTGTGACGACGACGACGACCTCGAGATCATTCAGGAGAGTGACTCCATCTTTGCCTTCGAGACACCTGAGCTATTCAGACCGGAGCAGATCCGCTCCAAGCGAAatg GGAGCCCACATGCAAATCTCAACCAGAACAACCTGAAGTATGGCACAGATAATAATAGGATATCCACACAAATACAAGAGCCGACGACCCCACCTCAGAGTCCCAATAAGAATAGTGGACAGGCTGAGAAGATCGTCCTGCTGGTGTGTAACAGAGCCTGCGCTGGACAGCAAGGACGCAG GTTTGGTAATCCATTTATTCTGTATTTGGAGCGTACAGTGACATGGGATGTACTTCAGAAAGAGATCTTGGAGAAGATGCGGCATCTTTTGCGCCCTGGAGTCTTTGTGCAG GTAGGGCCCTTCACTTTACGTGTGGTAGGAGTGGTTGGAATCACATACCTCTTGCCTCAGGAGGAGCAGCCGCTCTGCCATCCCTCTGTGGAGAG GGCATACAAGTCTTGTGGTCCTGGAGGGCCACCTCATGTCAAAATTGTTGTTGAATGGGACAAGGAGACGAAAGACTA TCTGTTCAAAAGAACTGAGGATGAATACATCCCAGATGCTGAAAGCGTGCGTCAAGTAAAGGAGCAGCACCTGCAGCCTCAGACCTGCTCACTTGCCCAGTGCTTTCAACTCTACACCAAAGAGGAACAG CTTGCTCCTGATGATGCATGGCGTTGTCCACACTGTAAGCAGCTTCAGCAGGGCAGCATCAAGCTCAGTCTGTGGACCCTGCCAGACATCCTCATACTTCACCTGAAACGCTTTAGACAG GATGGGGATCGACGAATGAAGATGCAGAACATGGTTAAGTTCCCGCTCGCAGGCATGGACATGGCACCCCATATGGTAAAGAGGAGCCAGAGCAGCTGGAGTCTCCCCTCCCACTGGTCACCGTGGAGACGGCCTTATGGGATGGGCCGTGACCCAGAGGACTACCTTTATGACCTGTATGCAGTGTGTAACCATCATGGTACCATGCAGGGAGGACATTACACAG CTCACTGTAAGAACTCCATAGATGGACAGTGGTATTGCTTTGATGATAGTGATGTTCAGCCCATACCTGAAGATGAGGTCTGCAAGCAGACCGGTTACATCTTGTTTTATCAGAGACGTGCCACAATTCCATCTTGGTCTGCCAACAGTTCTGTGGGAG GATCCACCAGTTCTTCTTTGTGTGAGCACTGGATCAGTCGGTTAATGGGCAGCCGTCCACCTAGCCAAGCCTCATCTGGTTCCTCCAGACGCACCTCACTGGCCTCCCTCTCTGAGTCTGCTGAGTTTGCCGGTGAAAGGAGCGAGGATGATG CAGGCTTATCGAGCCGGCCAGCAGTAAGAGGCATGCAAAGACAAACATTCTCCTCAAGGTCTTCCATTGCCAGCCCACTGGTGCTCAGTGAAAATGTCACTAAACCACCCTGGCCCCACTCTGCTAAACTCCAACTCCGTTCCAACTCTCCCTCACGCTTCTCCCTGGAATcccactcctcctccaccacacTGGAGAGGATAGGAGAGGTGGTTGATACCAAGCTGTCAGCCTCCTGCTGCACTGGGTCACCTAAGCCAGACAGAGCTTCAGGGGGCAAGTCGACCCTTGCAGCTTTGGATAGTAATCCAGGCAGTAAGAGGCTGATAGAGCAGGTTCACTCCAAGAATGTGGCACAGGCAGAGCAGAGGAACTCCACCCAGGCTGGGGATAACAACAATGTAGTCACTGCTGCTGAACAGATCAGTCCTCGACACGGGGCAACTGCAAAGGACCCGAAACAAAGAAATGGGGCTGCAGATAGCGCCGGTGTTAAAAGGACCTCAGCAAGTCCCAAGAAACGCCCTGCCACCTCCTCAACATCTTCCAGCTCTCTGTCTCCCGCATCCCCAGCTGTTGACAAGTTACTGTCTCGAACACAGACCAAGACAGGAGCATCAGCATCAACCCCCAAGGACAAAAGTGATGGGCTGCCTAAAACTAGCAAGGCCGGTTCCTCGAGAACTGCAACCCCCTGCAAGAAAGGATCATCCCAAGCCCCGGAGGTATTACATTCTGACTCTGGCCAACAGAAGAAGAGTGGTTCTCCAGGATTACAAAGCTCACACCCTCAGAGGAGGACATCACCCAAAGGGGGAGGCGAGAAAAGCTTAGCCTCAGGAAGGACTAAAGCAGCAGACAGGAGCACTAGCCGGGAATCCTCACGGACTACCGTAGTCTCAGAGAAGAAGGTTAACCACGGAGGGCCTCCCTCCAGGTCGAGTGCTGCTAGTAGAGCAGAGGGCAGGCCGGGCCGTGCTGTGGAGAACAGGACGGCAGGCCGGAGCTCAAGTAGTAGCTCCTCCATGGCTAGTCTCCGATCCTCAAGTGTGGGTGTTTCCTCTGCAAGTGCAGCCCCACCATCAAGAGGACCTCGTAGGAACAGTAAGACAGAAGACAAAGGTTTATCCTTCTTCAAAACTGCTCTGAGGCCCAAAGAGACCCGTAAATCAGCTGATGGTGGGAAAGCAGGGGCGGGAGAGGCTAAAGCGAGTCCAGAGGATGGTGGTGGCGATGTAGCTAGAGAGGGAATCCCAAACGGTGCGAGCAAGAAAGCCCAGAATGTGGCTTCAGAGGCCCAGACTAATGTGACCACAGCCAAAGACAAGGAGTCCTCTAAGGTGTCCGCTGCAGCTAAGCATTCACTGCTGCCGTCCACAAGGTCCAAGCTTTCTGGAGCAGAAACGACCGGCAAGTCCGCTGCCAATGCAAAAGAGCCTTCAAAGAAAGAGCCTGCTAAAAAGATGATGCAGTCCAGGAAGATCCCCATCAGCTCTACACAATCTAGCCACAGGGCCAAGTGA
- the LOC120551110 gene encoding ubiquitin carboxyl-terminal hydrolase 31-like isoform X2: MSKVVSNKEKKSFSKKLFRRSSVRSVGSFMNRVLRTLSTLSHFGTEEQTAEDEKDDSSLIPTTTGGSVPSDDSDCGGFPFGDKVPGVAGLKNHGNTCFMNAILQCLSNTELFAEYLALEQFKGAETSSSNEKSKSNGLLVQKKGSQQQQQQQQQQQQQEEAGEVTEQLSGLVRALWTFEYTPQHSRDFKNVVSKSALQFKGNSQHDAQEFLLWLLDRVHEDLNHIIHPDIRPPRKPPGEEENAPEGSPLPAPGSFVQELFQAQYRSSLTCPHCQKQSNTFDPFLCISLPIPVPHTRPLYVTVVYQGKCSHCMRVGVAVPLSGTVSRLRQAVAQETKIPAQQIVLTEMYFDGFHRSFCDDDDDLEIIQESDSIFAFETPELFRPEQIRSKRNGSPHANLNQNNLKYGTDNNRISTQIQEPTTPPQSPNKNSGQAEKIVLLVCNRACAGQQGRRFGNPFILYLERTVTWDVLQKEILEKMRHLLRPGVFVQVGPFTLRVVGVVGITYLLPQEEQPLCHPSVERAYKSCGPGGPPHVKIVVEWDKETKDYLFKRTEDEYIPDAESVRQVKEQHLQPQTCSLAQCFQLYTKEEQLAPDDAWRCPHCKQLQQGSIKLSLWTLPDILILHLKRFRQDGDRRMKMQNMVKFPLAGMDMAPHMVKRSQSSWSLPSHWSPWRRPYGMGRDPEDYLYDLYAVCNHHGTMQGGHYTAHCKNSIDGQWYCFDDSDVQPIPEDEVCKQTGYILFYQRRATIPSWSANSSVGGSTSSSLCEHWISRLMGSRPPSQASSGSSRRTSLASLSESAEFAGERSEDDGLSSRPAVRGMQRQTFSSRSSIASPLVLSENVTKPPWPHSAKLQLRSNSPSRFSLESHSSSTTLERIGEVVDTKLSASCCTGSPKPDRASGGKSTLAALDSNPGSKRLIEQVHSKNVAQAEQRNSTQAGDNNNVVTAAEQISPRHGATAKDPKQRNGAADSAGVKRTSASPKKRPATSSTSSSSLSPASPAVDKLLSRTQTKTGASASTPKDKSDGLPKTSKAGSSRTATPCKKGSSQAPEVLHSDSGQQKKSGSPGLQSSHPQRRTSPKGGGEKSLASGRTKAADRSTSRESSRTTVVSEKKVNHGGPPSRSSAASRAEGRPGRAVENRTAGRSSSSSSSMASLRSSSVGVSSASAAPPSRGPRRNSKTEDKGLSFFKTALRPKETRKSADGGKAGAGEAKASPEDGGGDVAREGIPNGASKKAQNVASEAQTNVTTAKDKESSKVSAAAKHSLLPSTRSKLSGAETTGKSAANAKEPSKKEPAKKMMQSRKIPISSTQSSHRAK; the protein is encoded by the exons ATGTCGAAAGTTGTCAGTAACAAGGAGAAGAAATCCTTTAGTAAAAAACTCTTCCGGAGAAGCTCTGTCCGCTCCGTTGGGAGCTTTATGAACAGAGTTCTCCGGACTCTGTCGACTCTGTCTCATTTCGGTACCGAGGAGCAGACCGCCGAGGATGAGAAGGACGACTCAAGTTTGATCCCGACCACCACCGGAGGGTCAGTCCCGTCCGACGATAGCGACTGCGGGGGTTTCCCTTTCGGGGACAAGGTGCCGGGTGTCGCCGGACTCAAGAACCACGGCAACACCTGCTTCATGAACGCTATCTTACAGTGCCTGAGCAACACGGAGCTCTTTGCCGAGTACCTGGCTTTGGAGCAGTTTAAAGGGGCAGAGACGAGCAGCAGCAACGAGAAGTCCAAGTCCAACGGGCTGCTGGTGCAGAAGAAGGggagccagcagcagcagcagcagcagcagcagcagcagcagcaggaggaggcaggggaggTGACTGAGCAGCTGTCCGGTCTGGTTCGGGCTCTGTGGACCTTCGAGTACACGCCTCAGCACAGCAGAGACTTCAAG aatgTGGTTTCCAAGAGCGCTCTTCAGTTCAAGGGTAACTCCCAGCACGATGCCCAGGAATTCCTCCTCTGGTTGCTGGATAGAGTTCACGAAGACCTCAACCATATCATCCACCCTGACATCAGACCCCCCAGGAAG CCTCCAGGAGAAGAGGAAAATGCCCCTGAAGGATCTCCACTACCAGCACCTGGATCTTTTGTACAAGAGTTGTTTCAGGCACAATACAG GTCCTCTCTGACCTGCCCTCACTGCCAGAAACAGAGCAACACCTTTGATCCTTTCCTCTGCATCTCACTGCCAATCCCGGTACCTCACACACG GCCCCTGTATGTGACAGTGGTGTACCAAGGAAAGTGCTCCCACTGCATGAGAGTCGGGGTGGCGGTGCCTCTTTCTGGCACCGTGTCCAGGCTGAGACAAGCTGTGGCCCAAGAGACCAAAATCCCTGCCCAACAG ATCGTCCTCACTGAAATGTACTTTGACGGCTTTCACCGTTCCTTCTGTGACGACGACGACGACCTCGAGATCATTCAGGAGAGTGACTCCATCTTTGCCTTCGAGACACCTGAGCTATTCAGACCGGAGCAGATCCGCTCCAAGCGAAatg GGAGCCCACATGCAAATCTCAACCAGAACAACCTGAAGTATGGCACAGATAATAATAGGATATCCACACAAATACAAGAGCCGACGACCCCACCTCAGAGTCCCAATAAGAATAGTGGACAGGCTGAGAAGATCGTCCTGCTGGTGTGTAACAGAGCCTGCGCTGGACAGCAAGGACGCAG GTTTGGTAATCCATTTATTCTGTATTTGGAGCGTACAGTGACATGGGATGTACTTCAGAAAGAGATCTTGGAGAAGATGCGGCATCTTTTGCGCCCTGGAGTCTTTGTGCAG GTAGGGCCCTTCACTTTACGTGTGGTAGGAGTGGTTGGAATCACATACCTCTTGCCTCAGGAGGAGCAGCCGCTCTGCCATCCCTCTGTGGAGAG GGCATACAAGTCTTGTGGTCCTGGAGGGCCACCTCATGTCAAAATTGTTGTTGAATGGGACAAGGAGACGAAAGACTA TCTGTTCAAAAGAACTGAGGATGAATACATCCCAGATGCTGAAAGCGTGCGTCAAGTAAAGGAGCAGCACCTGCAGCCTCAGACCTGCTCACTTGCCCAGTGCTTTCAACTCTACACCAAAGAGGAACAG CTTGCTCCTGATGATGCATGGCGTTGTCCACACTGTAAGCAGCTTCAGCAGGGCAGCATCAAGCTCAGTCTGTGGACCCTGCCAGACATCCTCATACTTCACCTGAAACGCTTTAGACAG GATGGGGATCGACGAATGAAGATGCAGAACATGGTTAAGTTCCCGCTCGCAGGCATGGACATGGCACCCCATATGGTAAAGAGGAGCCAGAGCAGCTGGAGTCTCCCCTCCCACTGGTCACCGTGGAGACGGCCTTATGGGATGGGCCGTGACCCAGAGGACTACCTTTATGACCTGTATGCAGTGTGTAACCATCATGGTACCATGCAGGGAGGACATTACACAG CTCACTGTAAGAACTCCATAGATGGACAGTGGTATTGCTTTGATGATAGTGATGTTCAGCCCATACCTGAAGATGAGGTCTGCAAGCAGACCGGTTACATCTTGTTTTATCAGAGACGTGCCACAATTCCATCTTGGTCTGCCAACAGTTCTGTGGGAG GATCCACCAGTTCTTCTTTGTGTGAGCACTGGATCAGTCGGTTAATGGGCAGCCGTCCACCTAGCCAAGCCTCATCTGGTTCCTCCAGACGCACCTCACTGGCCTCCCTCTCTGAGTCTGCTGAGTTTGCCGGTGAAAGGAGCGAGGATGATG GCTTATCGAGCCGGCCAGCAGTAAGAGGCATGCAAAGACAAACATTCTCCTCAAGGTCTTCCATTGCCAGCCCACTGGTGCTCAGTGAAAATGTCACTAAACCACCCTGGCCCCACTCTGCTAAACTCCAACTCCGTTCCAACTCTCCCTCACGCTTCTCCCTGGAATcccactcctcctccaccacacTGGAGAGGATAGGAGAGGTGGTTGATACCAAGCTGTCAGCCTCCTGCTGCACTGGGTCACCTAAGCCAGACAGAGCTTCAGGGGGCAAGTCGACCCTTGCAGCTTTGGATAGTAATCCAGGCAGTAAGAGGCTGATAGAGCAGGTTCACTCCAAGAATGTGGCACAGGCAGAGCAGAGGAACTCCACCCAGGCTGGGGATAACAACAATGTAGTCACTGCTGCTGAACAGATCAGTCCTCGACACGGGGCAACTGCAAAGGACCCGAAACAAAGAAATGGGGCTGCAGATAGCGCCGGTGTTAAAAGGACCTCAGCAAGTCCCAAGAAACGCCCTGCCACCTCCTCAACATCTTCCAGCTCTCTGTCTCCCGCATCCCCAGCTGTTGACAAGTTACTGTCTCGAACACAGACCAAGACAGGAGCATCAGCATCAACCCCCAAGGACAAAAGTGATGGGCTGCCTAAAACTAGCAAGGCCGGTTCCTCGAGAACTGCAACCCCCTGCAAGAAAGGATCATCCCAAGCCCCGGAGGTATTACATTCTGACTCTGGCCAACAGAAGAAGAGTGGTTCTCCAGGATTACAAAGCTCACACCCTCAGAGGAGGACATCACCCAAAGGGGGAGGCGAGAAAAGCTTAGCCTCAGGAAGGACTAAAGCAGCAGACAGGAGCACTAGCCGGGAATCCTCACGGACTACCGTAGTCTCAGAGAAGAAGGTTAACCACGGAGGGCCTCCCTCCAGGTCGAGTGCTGCTAGTAGAGCAGAGGGCAGGCCGGGCCGTGCTGTGGAGAACAGGACGGCAGGCCGGAGCTCAAGTAGTAGCTCCTCCATGGCTAGTCTCCGATCCTCAAGTGTGGGTGTTTCCTCTGCAAGTGCAGCCCCACCATCAAGAGGACCTCGTAGGAACAGTAAGACAGAAGACAAAGGTTTATCCTTCTTCAAAACTGCTCTGAGGCCCAAAGAGACCCGTAAATCAGCTGATGGTGGGAAAGCAGGGGCGGGAGAGGCTAAAGCGAGTCCAGAGGATGGTGGTGGCGATGTAGCTAGAGAGGGAATCCCAAACGGTGCGAGCAAGAAAGCCCAGAATGTGGCTTCAGAGGCCCAGACTAATGTGACCACAGCCAAAGACAAGGAGTCCTCTAAGGTGTCCGCTGCAGCTAAGCATTCACTGCTGCCGTCCACAAGGTCCAAGCTTTCTGGAGCAGAAACGACCGGCAAGTCCGCTGCCAATGCAAAAGAGCCTTCAAAGAAAGAGCCTGCTAAAAAGATGATGCAGTCCAGGAAGATCCCCATCAGCTCTACACAATCTAGCCACAGGGCCAAGTGA
- the cog7 gene encoding conserved oligomeric Golgi complex subunit 7 — MTQAALHHKSFTEHRSALVKEYRGQMDFSKFLDDDFDVKDWVNGAFKVVQKDAPGKADTHAATLVMKLQLFIQEVNNAIEESSNQALQNMPRVLRDVEALKQEASFLKEQMVLVKEDIKKFEQDTVQSMQVLVEIDQVKSRMQVAADALQEADKWSTLSADIEETFKTQDFAVISSKLTSMQNSLAMLVDTPDYSEKCVHLEALKNRLEALASPQIVATFNSMSIDQAKLFVKVFTEIDRMPQLFAYYYKCHKGQLVSIWQDLSQSELSLNQQLSEFYDTLLSSWHSQLQWSSQVFKNPYEVVTVLLIQTLGAMVPSIPVCLSSAMERAAQEQRLDTLLELHHTTSTFGHSLEAAMLPHLGENNLLKVNELVCALYDPYKPYQLQYGDLEEAHLLIQISAVPLEHGEVIDCVEELSHSVGKLFGLASSAVDRCVKLSDGLAVCGLLKALKALFTKYVSDFSTTLQSIRKKCKLEDTPSSSVFQEDWTAFQNSVRIIATCGELLRQCGAFEQQLSNKILGTAGKYLSESYSPRSLAGIQEASSTERKSATKNPWQEYNYLQRGNMAEYNSLMEVLYSLKEKGTGNSSLLAKPRAALIRLNQQANQLAFDSVFLQIKHQLCLISKMERQEAPGFGESYTEDLPNFSLSPQEYITNIGQYLMSLPLHLEPFVTQEDPALEMALHAGKLPFPPEQGDDLPELDNTADYWLGSIARATMQTYCDAILLIPQLSIHSTKQLATDIDYLSNVMDALGLQPSRTLQHIVTLLRAKPEDYRQTAKLLPRRLASTVAAVRCIDY, encoded by the exons ATGACACAGGCTGCACTGCACCACAAGAGTTTTACTGAACACCGCTCTGCACTAGTGAAGGAGTATAGAGgccaaatggatttctccaaattcCTGGACGATGACTTTGATGTGAAAGACTGGGTGAACGGCGCCTTCAAGGTGGTGCAGAAAGACGCGCCGGGGaaggcagacacacacgcagccaCACTGGTCATGAAACTACAGCTGTTCATCCAGGAAGTCAACAATGCCATTGAGG AGAGCAGTAATCAAGCCCTGCAAAATATGCCCAGAGTGCTGCGAGATGTGGAGGCTTTGAAACAGGAGGCTTCTTTCCTCAAGGAGCAAATGGTTCTGGTCAAGGAAGACATCAAGAAGTTTGAGCAAGACACTGTGCAGTCTATGCAG GTCCTGGTGGAGATAGATCAAGTGAAGAGCCGCATGCAGGTGGCAGCTGACGCTCTGCAGGAGGCGGACAAATGGAGCACACTGAGTGCAGACATTGAGGAGACCTTCAAAACACAG GACTTTGCTGTAATTTCCTCGAAGCTGACCAGCATGCAGAACAGTCTGGCCATGTTGGTGGACACACCAGACTACTCTGAAAAGTGTGTCCACCTGGAGGCTCTCAAGAACAGACTGGAGGCCCTGGCCAGCCCACAAATAGTAGCAACTTTTAATTCCATGTCTATAG aCCAAGCCAAGCTGTTTGTTAAAGTCTTCACAGAGATAGATAGAATGCCACAGCTCTTTGCCTACTACTACAAGTGTCACAAG GGCCAGTTGGTGAGCATTTGGCAGGATCTCTCTCAGAGCGAGCTCAGTCTGAATCAGCAGCTGTCCGAATTCTATGACACTTTGCTCTCCTCTTGGCACTCTCAACTACAGTGGAGCAGCCAG GTGTTCAAGAACCCGTATGAGGTGGTGACAGTGTTGCTGATCCAAACTCTGGGAGCCATGGTCCCATCCATCCCCGTGTGCCTGAGCTCAGCCATGGAGCGAGCTGCCCAAGAGCAGCGCCTCGACACATTGCTCGAACTCCATCACACCACGTCCACCTTCGGACACAGCCTAGAGGCCGCCATGCTGCCCCACCTAG GTGAGAATAATCTGCTGAAGGTGAATGAGCTGGTCTGTGCGCTGTATGACCCCTACAAACCTTATCAGCTGCAGTATGGAGATCTGGAGGAAGCTCACCTCCTTATCCAGATCAGTGCTGTACCCTtg GAGCATGGGGAGGTAATTGATTGTGTGGAAGAGTTGAGCCACTCGGTTGGCAAGTTGTTTGGCCTGGCCAGCTCTGCTGTGGACCGCTGTGTCAAACTGAGTGATGGACTGGCCGTGTGTGGCCTCCTAAAAGCCCTCAAAGCCCTCTTCACCAA GTATGTGTCGGACTTCTCTACAACACTGCAGTCAATCAGGAAGAAGTGTAAACTGGAGGATACGCCAAGTTCATCTGTTTTCCAGGAGGACTGGACGGCCTTCCAGAACTCCGTCAG GATTATTGCCACTTGTGGAGAACTGCTTAGACAATGTGGAGCCTTTGAGCAGCAGCTGTCAAACAA GATCCTGGGCACTGCAGGTAAGTACTTGTCAGAATCGTATAGCCCACGCAGCCTGGCGGGCATCCAGGAGGCCAGCTCCACAGAGAGGAAGAGCGCCACCAAGAACCCCTGGCAGGAATACAACTACCTCCAGAGAGGAAATATGGCTGAATACAACAGCCTGATGGAAGTCCTCTACTCCCTAAAG GAGAAGGGCACAGGTAACTCCAGCCTTTTAGCAAAGCCCAGAGCAGCTCTGATCAGACTCAATCAGCAGGCCAACCAGCTGGCCTTCGACTCCGTCTTCCTGCAAATCAAACACCAGCTCTGCCTCATCTCCAAGATGGAG AGACAAGAGGCACCTGGTTTTGGAGAGAGCTACACGGAGGACCTGCCTAATTTCAGCCTGTCACCGCAAGAATACATTACAAAT ATAGGGCAGTACCTGATGTCTCTGCCTCTCCACTTGGAGCCATTTGTGACTCAGGAGGACCCGGCACTAGAGATGGCCCTACATGCTGGGAAGCTGCCTTTCCCTCCAGAGCAAG GTGATGACCTTCCCGAGCTGGACAACACCGCAGACTACTGGCTGGGCTCCATCGCTCGGGCAACAATGCAGACCTACTGTGATGCCATTCTGCTCATTCCCCAACTGAGCATCCATTCCACTAAACAGCTGGCCACGGATATCG ACTATCTGAGCAACGTGATGGACGCTCTGGGCCTGCAGCCCTCCCGCACCCTGCAGCACATCGTCACCCTGCTGAGGGCCAAGCCAGAAGACTACAGACAGACGGCCAAACTGCTTCCTCGTCGGCTGGCCTCCACCGTTGCTGCTGTCCGGTGCATCGACTACTAA